A stretch of DNA from Synechococcus sp. PROS-9-1:
CAATGCAGGTGGAGGGAAGTCTGGTGCGTTGAATGCTGCGTTGGCTCAAAGCAGTGGGGAGTGGATTCTCGTGCTGGATGCCGATGGTCAGATCAGTGACGACCAGCTGGAACGCTTGATTCCTATCGCCGTGATGGGTGATTGGTCTGGGGTGCAGATGCGCAAAGCGGTAACGAACGCTGACACCAACCTGTTGACACGCGTCCAGGCGATGGAGATGGCGTTTGATGCGCTGATTCAGCAGGGGCGGCTGTTGGGTGGAGGGGTGTCTGAACTTCGTGGCAACGGGCAGTTGCTGCGTCGTGATGTGTTGGAAGCCTGCGGTGGCTTCAACGAAGACACGGTCACAGATGACTTGGACCTTAGTTTTCGTTTTTTGCTCCAGGGTGCTCGCACAACGCTGCTTTGGAATCCACCGGTGCGAGAAGAAGCGGTGGAGACCATTTCGGCGCTTTGGAAGCAGCGACAACGTTGGGCGGAAGGAGGGTTGCAGCGCTTCTTTGATTACTGGCCGGGGTTGTTATCCAATCGCTTAACGGTCGGCCAGAGACGCGACCTGGCTTGTTTTTTCTTGCTTCAGTACGTCCTCCCTGTGCTCTCCTTTGCAGACTTGGTCACCAGTGTCTTAACGCGAACCTCACCGGTGTACTGGCCCTTGTCGATCGTGGCGTTTGGCGTGTCAGGCGTGGCCTATTGGAGAGGGTGCCGCCGCTTCAGTGAAGGCCCTGCCCTACCTCAACCCAATCCATTCTCATTGCTGTTGGGTATTGCCTATCTCAGCCATTGGTTCGTTGTAATTCCCTGGGTCACGCTGCGGATGGCGGTGCTTCCTAAGCGATTGGTTTGGGCAAAAACCAGCCATCGCGGGACTGAGGAGACGGTCAAAGCCTGAGCATTGATGGTTGAAACGGTTTAGTCATGGTCCAGATCCACATCCATGACCTGACCGTTAAAAAAGTCGGCAAAGCGCTTCACTTTTTCATCCATGATCGAAGGGGGATTCACGTCCGCTGCTGGCGGAGGAGGAGTTGGCGAACCCATGGATGGGGAGCCCGGCTTAGAGACCTCTTCTGAAATGAGGGTGGGCGCCGCGACTGGCGATGGAGCTGCTGGTTTCGGTTGTGACGGCGTCGGTTGTAACGGCGTCGGTAGAGAAGGCGTTGGATCTGTGATGGGTGTGGGTGGTGTTGATTGCGGTGTGGCGGCGGTGGATGGCGTTGAGGCCATCGGGGCTGCACCACCGTGGTTTTCCAAGACCAGTTGTCGGTTTCCACCAATGGAACGTTTGATGGCTTGCTCCAGCAAGCTGGCCCGGCTTTGGACCATGCCCATCCAATTTCCAGCCACCTGCACCACAGCGCGATGGGGATCGAGTCGTACCAATTGCGCCTGCTGTGACAGCAGCATTCGGGTGGAGGGGAGCTCGAGGCTGGCGAGAATCTGTTGCCATAGTTCCGGCAGATTTTGGCTGTCAGGGGCAGGTTCTTGCGCTGATGGTGGCGTCGGAGCAGGCTCTGAGCTGACGACCGGTTGGGGACTCGTGTTGGGAAGGCTGATGGGTGGTGCTTGTGCTTCAGCTGCTGGAGCTGTGCTGACTAGCGCCGGTGTGCTGATGGCTGGAGGATTGATGGCTGCTTGGGGACTGACTGTCGGAGCGCTGTTTGATGGCCTGCTGGCCAGTGCTGCAGAACTGGGTTTTGCAACGGGGAGCTCGGCGTCAGCAAGGAGGCCCAGCAGCAATACTTCAAGCCACAACCTTGGTTGCACGCTTTGACGCAGTTGCTGTTCGCTGCCCTTGAGTTGTGCCTGCCAGTGCAGAAGTCGCTGACGGCCTAGGCGTTGAGCGAGTGCAGGCAACTGCTCACGAAATTGTGGTGATACCCCGGTGAGCTCTGGACGGTTCGGTGCAACAGCCATCAACACCAGGTCGCGCAAAATGCCCGCCAACCCCTGCAGTACAGCCCCGGGATCCCGGCCACGATCCAGCAGGCGTCGGCTCGCCTCAAGCAGCGTGAGCGGCTCTCCCTCTGCAAGCGCTTCAGCGAGGTTGAGAAGCTCTTGCTCTGGGACCGCTCCCAACAGATCCCAAACCGCATCCGCTTTGATCGGTCCCGGAAGGAGACTGAGCTGATCGAGAAGGCTTTCTGCATCGCGCAACCCTCCCTGGGCACGCTGGGCCACCACATGCAGCGCCTCTGGTTGGATTGGAATCGACTCCTGTTCGGCAATCCAGGCCAGGTGCGAGTTCAAAGCCTCGAGTGGAATGCGCCTGAAGTCAAAGCGCTGGCAGCGGCTCAGGATCGTGGGCAGCACCCTTTGTGGGTCGGTCGTGGCTAACACGAACACCACCTGCGGCGGTGGCTCTTCCAGGGTTTTGAGCAGCGCGTTAAACGCGGCTGTGGAGAGCATGTGGCACTCATCCACCACGTACACCTTCCAGCGCGCCTGCACAGGGGCGAATCGGGAGCGTTCGATCAGATCGCGAATGTTGTCAACACCGGTGTTGGAGGCGGCATCGATCTCGATCACATCAAGTGCGGTGCCTCGCGCAATCGTGGTGCAGAGCTCACAAGTCCCGCAGGGCTGGGGTGTTGGGCCGTCGTGGCTGAGGCAATTGAGTGAGCGCGCCAGGATCCTGGCGCTGGAGGTTTTGCCGGTCCCGCGTGGGCCGCTAAACAGATAGGCCGGTGCGATTCGCCCGGAGGTAAGGGCATGGCCGAGTGTGGCGGCAATCGCCTCCTGACCCACCAGCTGATCAAACCGTTGAGGACGGTATTTGTGATGCAGCGGCTGATAGGCCTGACTCATGCACTACCCGCGAGATCTTGAGGCTACTCAGCTTGATCGCTGATGGAAGGCCCATGTTGCTCGTTGAGCAAATCGCTGATGCGTTGCTCGAGCTCTTCCACGGCTGCGAGTTCATCGGCGAGGCTTTGCCCAGCTTTGAGCAGCTTTCTGCTCTGTTCTCCATAGCGATTGCTGGCGCCATTGTTAGGGCCGCCGCGGATCCAGCCCTCTGCTTGCTCAAGCGTGCTTTCTAGTTGGTTGAGCAAGCTTTGACGGAGTTTTTTCAGCTGCAATAGGCCGCGGCGTGCGCGATCTCGGGATTGTTCATTCACCAACCCCCGCTTAAGGAGCAATCGCAGTCCTGTGAGAAGCGCAGCGGGCATCAGCTGGCCTATGGCCAAAGCACCGAGGCTGGTGCTGTGCAGGAAGCTCTCCACTTGCCCGCTCTGATGCCGGCCGGTTTTGCACCAGCTGGCGAAATGTTCGCAGTTGTTGAACAGCAGGTTGTAGCGCTGTTCGCCGATGCGGCTCATCGCTCGACGCAGCGTGACCCCTGCTGGAGATGGATGGTCATGCTCCACAACGCTGGTCTCTAACCCGCGTTTGAACTCCTCAAACGGACTGCGCAGAATTTCTCGGCCCTCGAGGTAATGGGCGATGGTTCCATCACCCAGATCGATGCCGTGATGCAGAAACAGGCCGTGCTGGCGCGGGACTGAAAGATGGTCAGCGGCGGCCATTCAGAGTGACGTTCAAGCCGACTCCTTGTGCTGCTTGGTGTCGGGGAGGGGCAGCACTTTGCCACCGGTGTGTTCTTCGACCATGGCTTTGGTGATCGTGAAGGCTGTCACGGTCTGATCGGAGGGCAGCTCGTACATCAGATCAAGCATCAACTCCTCAACGATTCCGCGCAGGGCTCGAGCGCCGGTTTTGCGGCGGTGAGCTTCTTTAGCAATCGCCTCAACGGCCTGGGATTCGAAGTCCAGTTGCACGTTGTCCATGCTCAAGAGAGTGCTGAATTGCTTCACCAGGGCGTCACGTGGTTCCGTGAGGATCGATTCGAGTGCGCTCTCGTCTAATGGCTCGAGCACGGCGCTCACAGG
This window harbors:
- a CDS encoding lecithin retinol acyltransferase family protein → MAAADHLSVPRQHGLFLHHGIDLGDGTIAHYLEGREILRSPFEEFKRGLETSVVEHDHPSPAGVTLRRAMSRIGEQRYNLLFNNCEHFASWCKTGRHQSGQVESFLHSTSLGALAIGQLMPAALLTGLRLLLKRGLVNEQSRDRARRGLLQLKKLRQSLLNQLESTLEQAEGWIRGGPNNGASNRYGEQSRKLLKAGQSLADELAAVEELEQRISDLLNEQHGPSISDQAE
- a CDS encoding glycosyltransferase family 2 protein; the encoded protein is MNSNGERVLAAGTGDRRRGKTALFLVACGCAGAAPHWLDPSRSLIPSLTLALVLGGYSLSTTLRGSDASAMPANSTPAKDGDGTSSPEASLAADPAVIESLASWPNVDVVVAARDEEAVVARLMERLGALRYPADQLTTWIVDDGSEDKTPDLLDELKPQYPNLNVIRRQRNAGGGKSGALNAALAQSSGEWILVLDADGQISDDQLERLIPIAVMGDWSGVQMRKAVTNADTNLLTRVQAMEMAFDALIQQGRLLGGGVSELRGNGQLLRRDVLEACGGFNEDTVTDDLDLSFRFLLQGARTTLLWNPPVREEAVETISALWKQRQRWAEGGLQRFFDYWPGLLSNRLTVGQRRDLACFFLLQYVLPVLSFADLVTSVLTRTSPVYWPLSIVAFGVSGVAYWRGCRRFSEGPALPQPNPFSLLLGIAYLSHWFVVIPWVTLRMAVLPKRLVWAKTSHRGTEETVKA
- a CDS encoding DNA polymerase III subunit gamma/tau encodes the protein MSQAYQPLHHKYRPQRFDQLVGQEAIAATLGHALTSGRIAPAYLFSGPRGTGKTSSARILARSLNCLSHDGPTPQPCGTCELCTTIARGTALDVIEIDAASNTGVDNIRDLIERSRFAPVQARWKVYVVDECHMLSTAAFNALLKTLEEPPPQVVFVLATTDPQRVLPTILSRCQRFDFRRIPLEALNSHLAWIAEQESIPIQPEALHVVAQRAQGGLRDAESLLDQLSLLPGPIKADAVWDLLGAVPEQELLNLAEALAEGEPLTLLEASRRLLDRGRDPGAVLQGLAGILRDLVLMAVAPNRPELTGVSPQFREQLPALAQRLGRQRLLHWQAQLKGSEQQLRQSVQPRLWLEVLLLGLLADAELPVAKPSSAALASRPSNSAPTVSPQAAINPPAISTPALVSTAPAAEAQAPPISLPNTSPQPVVSSEPAPTPPSAQEPAPDSQNLPELWQQILASLELPSTRMLLSQQAQLVRLDPHRAVVQVAGNWMGMVQSRASLLEQAIKRSIGGNRQLVLENHGGAAPMASTPSTAATPQSTPPTPITDPTPSLPTPLQPTPSQPKPAAPSPVAAPTLISEEVSKPGSPSMGSPTPPPPAADVNPPSIMDEKVKRFADFFNGQVMDVDLDHD